One part of the Symphalangus syndactylus isolate Jambi chromosome 1, NHGRI_mSymSyn1-v2.1_pri, whole genome shotgun sequence genome encodes these proteins:
- the DLC1 gene encoding rho GTPase-activating protein 7 isoform X11, translating to MILTQIEAKEACDWLRATGFPQYAQLYEDFLFPIDISLVKREHDFLDRDAIEALCRRLNTLNKCAVMKLEISPHRKRSDDSDEDEPCAISGKWTFQRDSKRWSRLEEFDVFSPKQDLVPGSPDDSHPKDGPSPGGTLMDLSERQEVSSVRSLSSTGSLPSHAPPSEDAATPRTNSVISVCSSSNLAGNDDSFGSLPSPKELSSFSFSMKGHEKTAKSKTRSLLKRMESLKLKGSHHSKHKAPSKLGLIISGPILQEGMDEEKLKQLNCVEISALNGNRINVPMVRKRSVSNSTQTSSSSSQSETSSAVSTPSPVTRTRSLSACNKRVGMYLEGFDPFSQSTFNNVMEQNFKNRESYPEDTVFYIPEDHKPGTFPKALTNGSFSPSGNNGSVNWRTGSFHGPGHISLRRENSSDSPKELKRRNSSSSMSSRLSIYDNVPGSILYSSSGDLADLENEDIFPELDDILYHVKGMQRIVNQWSEKFSDEGDSDSALDSVSPCPSSPKQIHLDVDNDRTTPSDLDSTGNSLNEPEEPSDIPERRDSGVGASLTRSNRHRLRWHSFQSSHRPSLNSVSLQINCQSVAQMNLLQKYSLLKLTALLEKYTPSNKHGFSWAMPKFMKRIKVPDYKDRSVFGVPLTVNVQRTGQPLPQSIQQAMRYLRNHCLDQVGLFRKSGVKSRIQALRQMNEGAIDCVNYEGQSAYDVADMLKQYFRDLPEPLMTNKLSETFLQIYQYVPKDQRLQAIKAAIMLLPDENREVLQTLLYFLSDVTAAVKENQMTPTNLAVCLAPSLFHLNTLKRENSSPRVMQRKQSLGKPDQKDLNENLAATQGLAHMIAECKKLFQVPEEMSRCRNSYTEQELKPLSLEALGHLGNDDSADYQHFLQDCVDGLFKEVKEKFKGWVSYSTSEQAELSYKKIAKHSILASTTIKRAIS from the exons ATTTCCTGTTCCCCATCGATATCTCCTTGGTCAAGAGAGAGCATGATTTTTTGGACAGAGATGCCATTGAGGCTCTATGCAG GCGTCTAAATACTTTAAACAAATGTGCGGTGATGAAGCTAGAAATTAGTCCTCATCGGAAACGA AGTGACGATTCAGACGAGGATGAGCCTTGTGCCATCAGTGGCAAATGGACTTTCCAAAGAGACAGCAAGAGGTGGTCCCGGCTTGAAGAGTTTGATGTCTTTTCTCCAAAACAAGACCTAGTCCCTGGGTCCCCAGACGACTCCCACCCAAAGGACGGCCCCAGCCCCGGAGGCACGCTGATGGACCTCAGCGAGCGCCAGGAGGTGTCTTCCGTCCGCAGCCTCAGCAGCACTggcagcctccccagccacgcgcCCCCCAGCGAGGATGCTGCCACCCCCCGGACTAACTCCGTCATCAGCGTTTGCTCTTCCAGCAACTTGGCAGGCAATGACGACTCTTTCGGCAGCCTGCCGTCTCCCAAGGAACTGTCCAGCTTCAGCTTCAGCATGAAAGGCCACGAAAAAACTGCCAAGTCCAAGACGCGCAGTCTGCTGAAACGGATGGAGAGCCTGAAGCTCAAGGGCTCCCACCACAGCAAGCACAAAGCGCCCTCAAAGCTGGGGTTGATCATCAGCGGGCCCATCCTGCAAGAGGGGATGGATGAGGAGAAGCTGAAGCAGCTCAACTGCGTGGAGATCTCTGCCCTCAACGGCAACCGCATCAACGTCCCCATGGTACGAAAGAGGAGCGTTTCCAACTCCACgcagaccagcagcagcagcagccagtcGGAGACCAGCAGCGCGGTCAGCACACCCAGCCCCGTTACCAGGACCCGGAGCCTCAGTGCCTGCAACAAGCGGGTGGGCATGTACCTAGAGGGCTTCGATCCTTTCAGTCAGTCAACATTTAACAACGTGATGGAGCAGAACTTTAAGAACCGCGAGAGTTACCCAGAGGACACAGTGTTCTACATCCCTGAAGATCACAAGCCTGGCACTTTCCCCAAAGCTCTCACCAATGGCAGTTTCTCCCCCTCGGGGAATAACGGCTCTGTGAACTGGAGGACGGGAAGCTTCCACGGCCCTGGCCACATCAGCCTCAGGAGGGAAAACAGCAGCGACAGCCCCAAGGAACTGAAGAGGCGCAATTCTTCCAGCTCCATGAGCAGCCGCCTGAGCATCTACGACAACGTGCCGGGCTCCATCCTCTACTCCAGTTCAGGGGACCTGGCGGATCTGGAGAACGAGGACATCTTCCCCGAGCTGGACGACATCCTCTACCACGTGAAGGGGATGCAGCGGATAGTCAACCAGTGGTCGGAGAAGTTTTCTGATGAGGGAGATTCGGACTCAGCCCTGGATTCGGTCTCTCCCTGCCCATCCTCTCCAAAACAGATACACCTGGATGTGGACAACGACCGAACCACACCCAGCGACCTGGACAGCACAGGCAACTCCCTGAATGAACCGGAAGAACCCTCCGACATCCCGGAAAGAAGGGATTCTGGGGTTGGGGCTTCCCTAACCAGGTCCAACAG GCACCGACTGAGATGGCACAGTTTCCAGAGCTCACATCGGCCAAGCCTCAACTCTGTATCACTACAGATTAACTGCCAGTCTGTGGCCCAGATGAACCTGCTGCAGAAATACTCACTCCTAAAGCTAACGGCCCTGTTGGAGAAATATACACCTTCTAACAAGCATGGTTTTAGCTG GGCCATGCCCAAGTTCATGAAGAGGATCAAGGTTCCAGACTACAAGGACCGGAGTGTGTTCGGGGTCCCACTGACGGTCAACGTGCAGCGCACAGGACAGCCGTTGCCTCAGAGCATCCAGCAGGCCATGCGATACCTCCGGAACCATTGTTTGGATCAG GTTGGGCTCTTCAGAAAATCGGGGGTCAAGTCCCGGATTCAGGCTCTGCGCCAGATGAATGAAGGTGCCATAGACTGTGTCAACTACGAAGGACAGTCTGCTTATGACGTGGCAGACATGCTGAAGCAGTATTTTCGAGATCTTCCTGAGCCACTAATGACGAACAAACTCTCGGAAACCTTTCTACAGATCTACCAAT ATGTGCCCAAGGACCAGCGCCTGCAGGCCATCAAGGCTGCCATCATGCTGCTGCCTGACGAGAACCGGGAGGTTCTGCAGACCCTGCTTTATTTCTTGAGCGATGTCACAGCAGCCGTAAAAGAAAACCAGATGACCCCAACCAACCTGGCCGTGTGCTTAGCACCTTCTCTCTTCCATCTCAACACCCTGAAGAGAGAGAATTCCTCTCCCAG AGTaatgcaaagaaaacaaagtttggGCAAACCAGATCAGAAAGATTTGAATGAAAACCTAGCTGCCACTCAAGGGCTGGCCCATATGATCGCCGAGTGCAAGAAGCTTTTCCAG GTTCCTGAGGAAATGAGCCGATGTCGTAATTCCTATACCGAACAAGAGCTGAAGCCCCTCAGTCTGGAAGCACTCGGGCACCTGGGTAATGATGACTCAGCTGACTACCAACACTTCCTCCAGGACTGTGTGGATGGCCTGTTTAAAGAAGTCAAAGAGAAGTTTAAAGGCTGGGTCAGCTACTCCACTTCGGAGCAGGCTGAGCTGTCCTATAAGAAG ATTGCAAAGCATAGCATTTTAGCATCAACTACAATCAAAAGAGCAATTAGCTGA
- the DLC1 gene encoding rho GTPase-activating protein 7 isoform X6, which yields MILTQIEAKEACDWLRATGFPQYAQLYEGCICTSYIWGPFMFPTLLKHKPTFGVHCVLFWAIASPRFSCHCLLDFLFPIDISLVKREHDFLDRDAIEALCRRLNTLNKCAVMKLEISPHRKRSDDSDEDEPCAISGKWTFQRDSKRWSRLEEFDVFSPKQDLVPGSPDDSHPKDGPSPGGTLMDLSERQEVSSVRSLSSTGSLPSHAPPSEDAATPRTNSVISVCSSSNLAGNDDSFGSLPSPKELSSFSFSMKGHEKTAKSKTRSLLKRMESLKLKGSHHSKHKAPSKLGLIISGPILQEGMDEEKLKQLNCVEISALNGNRINVPMVRKRSVSNSTQTSSSSSQSETSSAVSTPSPVTRTRSLSACNKRVGMYLEGFDPFSQSTFNNVMEQNFKNRESYPEDTVFYIPEDHKPGTFPKALTNGSFSPSGNNGSVNWRTGSFHGPGHISLRRENSSDSPKELKRRNSSSSMSSRLSIYDNVPGSILYSSSGDLADLENEDIFPELDDILYHVKGMQRIVNQWSEKFSDEGDSDSALDSVSPCPSSPKQIHLDVDNDRTTPSDLDSTGNSLNEPEEPSDIPERRDSGVGASLTRSNRHRLRWHSFQSSHRPSLNSVSLQINCQSVAQMNLLQKYSLLKLTALLEKYTPSNKHGFSWAMPKFMKRIKVPDYKDRSVFGVPLTVNVQRTGQPLPQSIQQAMRYLRNHCLDQVGLFRKSGVKSRIQALRQMNEGAIDCVNYEGQSAYDVADMLKQYFRDLPEPLMTNKLSETFLQIYQYVPKDQRLQAIKAAIMLLPDENREVLQTLLYFLSDVTAAVKENQMTPTNLAVCLAPSLFHLNTLKRENSSPRVMQRKQSLGKPDQKDLNENLAATQGLAHMIAECKKLFQVPEEMSRCRNSYTEQELKPLSLEALGHLGNDDSADYQHFLQDCVDGLFKEVKEKFKGWVSYSTSEQAELSYKKVSEGPPLRLWRSIIEVPAVPEEILKRLLKEQHLWDVDLLDSKVIEILDSQTEIYQYVQNSMAPHPARDYVVLRTWRTNLPKGACALLLTSVDHDRAPVVGVRVNVLLSRYLIEPCGPGKSKLTYMCRADLRGHMPEWYTKSFGHLCAAEVVKIRDSFSNQNTETKDTKSR from the exons ATTTCCTGTTCCCCATCGATATCTCCTTGGTCAAGAGAGAGCATGATTTTTTGGACAGAGATGCCATTGAGGCTCTATGCAG GCGTCTAAATACTTTAAACAAATGTGCGGTGATGAAGCTAGAAATTAGTCCTCATCGGAAACGA AGTGACGATTCAGACGAGGATGAGCCTTGTGCCATCAGTGGCAAATGGACTTTCCAAAGAGACAGCAAGAGGTGGTCCCGGCTTGAAGAGTTTGATGTCTTTTCTCCAAAACAAGACCTAGTCCCTGGGTCCCCAGACGACTCCCACCCAAAGGACGGCCCCAGCCCCGGAGGCACGCTGATGGACCTCAGCGAGCGCCAGGAGGTGTCTTCCGTCCGCAGCCTCAGCAGCACTggcagcctccccagccacgcgcCCCCCAGCGAGGATGCTGCCACCCCCCGGACTAACTCCGTCATCAGCGTTTGCTCTTCCAGCAACTTGGCAGGCAATGACGACTCTTTCGGCAGCCTGCCGTCTCCCAAGGAACTGTCCAGCTTCAGCTTCAGCATGAAAGGCCACGAAAAAACTGCCAAGTCCAAGACGCGCAGTCTGCTGAAACGGATGGAGAGCCTGAAGCTCAAGGGCTCCCACCACAGCAAGCACAAAGCGCCCTCAAAGCTGGGGTTGATCATCAGCGGGCCCATCCTGCAAGAGGGGATGGATGAGGAGAAGCTGAAGCAGCTCAACTGCGTGGAGATCTCTGCCCTCAACGGCAACCGCATCAACGTCCCCATGGTACGAAAGAGGAGCGTTTCCAACTCCACgcagaccagcagcagcagcagccagtcGGAGACCAGCAGCGCGGTCAGCACACCCAGCCCCGTTACCAGGACCCGGAGCCTCAGTGCCTGCAACAAGCGGGTGGGCATGTACCTAGAGGGCTTCGATCCTTTCAGTCAGTCAACATTTAACAACGTGATGGAGCAGAACTTTAAGAACCGCGAGAGTTACCCAGAGGACACAGTGTTCTACATCCCTGAAGATCACAAGCCTGGCACTTTCCCCAAAGCTCTCACCAATGGCAGTTTCTCCCCCTCGGGGAATAACGGCTCTGTGAACTGGAGGACGGGAAGCTTCCACGGCCCTGGCCACATCAGCCTCAGGAGGGAAAACAGCAGCGACAGCCCCAAGGAACTGAAGAGGCGCAATTCTTCCAGCTCCATGAGCAGCCGCCTGAGCATCTACGACAACGTGCCGGGCTCCATCCTCTACTCCAGTTCAGGGGACCTGGCGGATCTGGAGAACGAGGACATCTTCCCCGAGCTGGACGACATCCTCTACCACGTGAAGGGGATGCAGCGGATAGTCAACCAGTGGTCGGAGAAGTTTTCTGATGAGGGAGATTCGGACTCAGCCCTGGATTCGGTCTCTCCCTGCCCATCCTCTCCAAAACAGATACACCTGGATGTGGACAACGACCGAACCACACCCAGCGACCTGGACAGCACAGGCAACTCCCTGAATGAACCGGAAGAACCCTCCGACATCCCGGAAAGAAGGGATTCTGGGGTTGGGGCTTCCCTAACCAGGTCCAACAG GCACCGACTGAGATGGCACAGTTTCCAGAGCTCACATCGGCCAAGCCTCAACTCTGTATCACTACAGATTAACTGCCAGTCTGTGGCCCAGATGAACCTGCTGCAGAAATACTCACTCCTAAAGCTAACGGCCCTGTTGGAGAAATATACACCTTCTAACAAGCATGGTTTTAGCTG GGCCATGCCCAAGTTCATGAAGAGGATCAAGGTTCCAGACTACAAGGACCGGAGTGTGTTCGGGGTCCCACTGACGGTCAACGTGCAGCGCACAGGACAGCCGTTGCCTCAGAGCATCCAGCAGGCCATGCGATACCTCCGGAACCATTGTTTGGATCAG GTTGGGCTCTTCAGAAAATCGGGGGTCAAGTCCCGGATTCAGGCTCTGCGCCAGATGAATGAAGGTGCCATAGACTGTGTCAACTACGAAGGACAGTCTGCTTATGACGTGGCAGACATGCTGAAGCAGTATTTTCGAGATCTTCCTGAGCCACTAATGACGAACAAACTCTCGGAAACCTTTCTACAGATCTACCAAT ATGTGCCCAAGGACCAGCGCCTGCAGGCCATCAAGGCTGCCATCATGCTGCTGCCTGACGAGAACCGGGAGGTTCTGCAGACCCTGCTTTATTTCTTGAGCGATGTCACAGCAGCCGTAAAAGAAAACCAGATGACCCCAACCAACCTGGCCGTGTGCTTAGCACCTTCTCTCTTCCATCTCAACACCCTGAAGAGAGAGAATTCCTCTCCCAG AGTaatgcaaagaaaacaaagtttggGCAAACCAGATCAGAAAGATTTGAATGAAAACCTAGCTGCCACTCAAGGGCTGGCCCATATGATCGCCGAGTGCAAGAAGCTTTTCCAG GTTCCTGAGGAAATGAGCCGATGTCGTAATTCCTATACCGAACAAGAGCTGAAGCCCCTCAGTCTGGAAGCACTCGGGCACCTGGGTAATGATGACTCAGCTGACTACCAACACTTCCTCCAGGACTGTGTGGATGGCCTGTTTAAAGAAGTCAAAGAGAAGTTTAAAGGCTGGGTCAGCTACTCCACTTCGGAGCAGGCTGAGCTGTCCTATAAGAAG GTGAGCGAAGGACCCCCTCTGAGGCTTTGGAGGTCAATCATTGAAGTCCCTGCTGTGCCAGAGGAAATCTTAAAGCGCCTACTTAAAGAACAGCACCTCTGGGATGTAGACCTGTTGGATTCAAAAGTGATTGAAATTCTGGACAGCCAAACTGAAATTTACCAGTATGTCCAAAACAGTATGGCACCTCATCCTGCTCGAGACTACGTTGTTTTAAG AACCTGGAGGACTAATTTACCCAAAGGAGCCTGTGCCCTTTTACTAACCTCCGTGGATCACGATCGGGCACCTGTGGTGGGTGTGAGGGTTAATGTGCTCTTGTCGAGGTATTTGATTGAACCCTGTGGGCCAGGAAAATCCAAACTCACCTACATGTGCAGAGCTGACTTAAG GGGCCACATGCCAGAGTGGTACACAAAATCTTTTGGACATTTGTGTGCAGCTGAAGTTGTAAAGATCCGGGATTCCTTCAGTAACCAGAACACCGAAACCAAAGACACCAAATCTAGGTGA
- the DLC1 gene encoding rho GTPase-activating protein 7 isoform X9: MGDPKAHVMARPLRAPLRRSFSDHIRDSTARALDVIWKNTRDRRLAEIEAKEACDWLRATGFPQYAQLYEDFLFPIDISLVKREHDFLDRDAIEALCRRLNTLNKCAVMKLEISPHRKRSDDSDEDEPCAISGKWTFQRDSKRWSRLEEFDVFSPKQDLVPGSPDDSHPKDGPSPGGTLMDLSERQEVSSVRSLSSTGSLPSHAPPSEDAATPRTNSVISVCSSSNLAGNDDSFGSLPSPKELSSFSFSMKGHEKTAKSKTRSLLKRMESLKLKGSHHSKHKAPSKLGLIISGPILQEGMDEEKLKQLNCVEISALNGNRINVPMVRKRSVSNSTQTSSSSSQSETSSAVSTPSPVTRTRSLSACNKRVGMYLEGFDPFSQSTFNNVMEQNFKNRESYPEDTVFYIPEDHKPGTFPKALTNGSFSPSGNNGSVNWRTGSFHGPGHISLRRENSSDSPKELKRRNSSSSMSSRLSIYDNVPGSILYSSSGDLADLENEDIFPELDDILYHVKGMQRIVNQWSEKFSDEGDSDSALDSVSPCPSSPKQIHLDVDNDRTTPSDLDSTGNSLNEPEEPSDIPERRDSGVGASLTRSNRHRLRWHSFQSSHRPSLNSVSLQINCQSVAQMNLLQKYSLLKLTALLEKYTPSNKHGFSWAMPKFMKRIKVPDYKDRSVFGVPLTVNVQRTGQPLPQSIQQAMRYLRNHCLDQVGLFRKSGVKSRIQALRQMNEGAIDCVNYEGQSAYDVADMLKQYFRDLPEPLMTNKLSETFLQIYQYVPKDQRLQAIKAAIMLLPDENREVLQTLLYFLSDVTAAVKENQMTPTNLAVCLAPSLFHLNTLKRENSSPRVMQRKQSLGKPDQKDLNENLAATQGLAHMIAECKKLFQVSEGPPLRLWRSIIEVPAVPEEILKRLLKEQHLWDVDLLDSKVIEILDSQTEIYQYVQNSMAPHPARDYVVLRTWRTNLPKGACALLLTSVDHDRAPVVGVRVNVLLSRYLIEPCGPGKSKLTYMCRADLRGHMPEWYTKSFGHLCAAEVVKIRDSFSNQNTETKDTKSR, translated from the exons ATTTCCTGTTCCCCATCGATATCTCCTTGGTCAAGAGAGAGCATGATTTTTTGGACAGAGATGCCATTGAGGCTCTATGCAG GCGTCTAAATACTTTAAACAAATGTGCGGTGATGAAGCTAGAAATTAGTCCTCATCGGAAACGA AGTGACGATTCAGACGAGGATGAGCCTTGTGCCATCAGTGGCAAATGGACTTTCCAAAGAGACAGCAAGAGGTGGTCCCGGCTTGAAGAGTTTGATGTCTTTTCTCCAAAACAAGACCTAGTCCCTGGGTCCCCAGACGACTCCCACCCAAAGGACGGCCCCAGCCCCGGAGGCACGCTGATGGACCTCAGCGAGCGCCAGGAGGTGTCTTCCGTCCGCAGCCTCAGCAGCACTggcagcctccccagccacgcgcCCCCCAGCGAGGATGCTGCCACCCCCCGGACTAACTCCGTCATCAGCGTTTGCTCTTCCAGCAACTTGGCAGGCAATGACGACTCTTTCGGCAGCCTGCCGTCTCCCAAGGAACTGTCCAGCTTCAGCTTCAGCATGAAAGGCCACGAAAAAACTGCCAAGTCCAAGACGCGCAGTCTGCTGAAACGGATGGAGAGCCTGAAGCTCAAGGGCTCCCACCACAGCAAGCACAAAGCGCCCTCAAAGCTGGGGTTGATCATCAGCGGGCCCATCCTGCAAGAGGGGATGGATGAGGAGAAGCTGAAGCAGCTCAACTGCGTGGAGATCTCTGCCCTCAACGGCAACCGCATCAACGTCCCCATGGTACGAAAGAGGAGCGTTTCCAACTCCACgcagaccagcagcagcagcagccagtcGGAGACCAGCAGCGCGGTCAGCACACCCAGCCCCGTTACCAGGACCCGGAGCCTCAGTGCCTGCAACAAGCGGGTGGGCATGTACCTAGAGGGCTTCGATCCTTTCAGTCAGTCAACATTTAACAACGTGATGGAGCAGAACTTTAAGAACCGCGAGAGTTACCCAGAGGACACAGTGTTCTACATCCCTGAAGATCACAAGCCTGGCACTTTCCCCAAAGCTCTCACCAATGGCAGTTTCTCCCCCTCGGGGAATAACGGCTCTGTGAACTGGAGGACGGGAAGCTTCCACGGCCCTGGCCACATCAGCCTCAGGAGGGAAAACAGCAGCGACAGCCCCAAGGAACTGAAGAGGCGCAATTCTTCCAGCTCCATGAGCAGCCGCCTGAGCATCTACGACAACGTGCCGGGCTCCATCCTCTACTCCAGTTCAGGGGACCTGGCGGATCTGGAGAACGAGGACATCTTCCCCGAGCTGGACGACATCCTCTACCACGTGAAGGGGATGCAGCGGATAGTCAACCAGTGGTCGGAGAAGTTTTCTGATGAGGGAGATTCGGACTCAGCCCTGGATTCGGTCTCTCCCTGCCCATCCTCTCCAAAACAGATACACCTGGATGTGGACAACGACCGAACCACACCCAGCGACCTGGACAGCACAGGCAACTCCCTGAATGAACCGGAAGAACCCTCCGACATCCCGGAAAGAAGGGATTCTGGGGTTGGGGCTTCCCTAACCAGGTCCAACAG GCACCGACTGAGATGGCACAGTTTCCAGAGCTCACATCGGCCAAGCCTCAACTCTGTATCACTACAGATTAACTGCCAGTCTGTGGCCCAGATGAACCTGCTGCAGAAATACTCACTCCTAAAGCTAACGGCCCTGTTGGAGAAATATACACCTTCTAACAAGCATGGTTTTAGCTG GGCCATGCCCAAGTTCATGAAGAGGATCAAGGTTCCAGACTACAAGGACCGGAGTGTGTTCGGGGTCCCACTGACGGTCAACGTGCAGCGCACAGGACAGCCGTTGCCTCAGAGCATCCAGCAGGCCATGCGATACCTCCGGAACCATTGTTTGGATCAG GTTGGGCTCTTCAGAAAATCGGGGGTCAAGTCCCGGATTCAGGCTCTGCGCCAGATGAATGAAGGTGCCATAGACTGTGTCAACTACGAAGGACAGTCTGCTTATGACGTGGCAGACATGCTGAAGCAGTATTTTCGAGATCTTCCTGAGCCACTAATGACGAACAAACTCTCGGAAACCTTTCTACAGATCTACCAAT ATGTGCCCAAGGACCAGCGCCTGCAGGCCATCAAGGCTGCCATCATGCTGCTGCCTGACGAGAACCGGGAGGTTCTGCAGACCCTGCTTTATTTCTTGAGCGATGTCACAGCAGCCGTAAAAGAAAACCAGATGACCCCAACCAACCTGGCCGTGTGCTTAGCACCTTCTCTCTTCCATCTCAACACCCTGAAGAGAGAGAATTCCTCTCCCAG AGTaatgcaaagaaaacaaagtttggGCAAACCAGATCAGAAAGATTTGAATGAAAACCTAGCTGCCACTCAAGGGCTGGCCCATATGATCGCCGAGTGCAAGAAGCTTTTCCAG GTGAGCGAAGGACCCCCTCTGAGGCTTTGGAGGTCAATCATTGAAGTCCCTGCTGTGCCAGAGGAAATCTTAAAGCGCCTACTTAAAGAACAGCACCTCTGGGATGTAGACCTGTTGGATTCAAAAGTGATTGAAATTCTGGACAGCCAAACTGAAATTTACCAGTATGTCCAAAACAGTATGGCACCTCATCCTGCTCGAGACTACGTTGTTTTAAG AACCTGGAGGACTAATTTACCCAAAGGAGCCTGTGCCCTTTTACTAACCTCCGTGGATCACGATCGGGCACCTGTGGTGGGTGTGAGGGTTAATGTGCTCTTGTCGAGGTATTTGATTGAACCCTGTGGGCCAGGAAAATCCAAACTCACCTACATGTGCAGAGCTGACTTAAG GGGCCACATGCCAGAGTGGTACACAAAATCTTTTGGACATTTGTGTGCAGCTGAAGTTGTAAAGATCCGGGATTCCTTCAGTAACCAGAACACCGAAACCAAAGACACCAAATCTAGGTGA